Proteins from one Hemiscyllium ocellatum isolate sHemOce1 chromosome 43, sHemOce1.pat.X.cur, whole genome shotgun sequence genomic window:
- the LOC132835056 gene encoding placenta-specific protein 9-like has protein sequence MRGVWVLSAALLLLGLATTGGYPQRDARDWCEHDKALHKRLDIVEKNIERTVNHLEAEISALLSVIETSNPPLQLAAPTMDIFENGLH, from the exons atgaggggtgtgtgggttttGTCTGCAGCTTTGCTCCTCTTGGGTCTGGCCACGACTG GAGGATACCCCCAAAGAGATGCCAGAGACTGGTGTGAACATGACAAAGCTCTCCACAAACGGTTGGATATTGTAGAAAAG AATATAGAACGAACGGTCAATCACTTGGAGGCTGAAATATCTGCCTTGCTCAGCGTCATTGAGACCTCAAACCCCCCACTTCAGCTGGCAGCTCCAACCATGGACATTTTTGAGAATG